In Streptomyces sp. 840.1, one DNA window encodes the following:
- a CDS encoding proline--tRNA ligase gives MAQVQRMSRLMIKTLRDDPADAETLNHKLLVRAGYVRRTAAGIWSWLPLGKKVLENVSRVVREEMDAIGGQEVLLPALLPKEAYEASGRYDEYGDLLFRLKDRKGADYLLGPTHEEIFTQVVKDMCSSYKDLPVILYQIQTKYRDEARPRAGVLRGREFQMKDSYSFDTTDEGLAEAYQLHRAAYIRIFERLGLDHRIVSAVSGAMGGSASEEFLAPAPAGEDTFVDCPNCDYAANTEAVTFNATPADGSAAGPVEELDTPDTPTIETLAAHLGVPASATLKNLLVKVDGEIVAVGVPGDREVDLGKLGEHLAPAVVELVTAEDFVGRPDLVRGYVGPQGLEKVRYIADPRIASGTAWITGANKDGKHAKNVVAGRDFEVDDYLDVVVVEAGDPCPKCGAGLQVDRAIEIGHIFQLGRKYADIFSLDVLGQQGKPVRVTMGSYGIGVSRAVAALAEQTADDKGLCWPREIAPADVHVVAAGKALQTELALDVSEKLNAAGLRVLVDDRAGVSPGVKFTDSELIGVPQILVAGRRSAEGVLELKDRRTGEREELTVDEAIARLTQQG, from the coding sequence ATGGCCCAGGTCCAGCGCATGTCCCGATTGATGATCAAGACACTGCGCGACGACCCGGCGGACGCCGAGACGCTCAACCACAAGCTGCTCGTCCGGGCCGGATACGTACGCCGCACCGCCGCCGGCATCTGGTCCTGGCTGCCGCTGGGCAAGAAGGTCCTCGAGAACGTCAGCCGCGTCGTCCGCGAGGAGATGGACGCCATCGGCGGCCAGGAGGTGCTGCTCCCCGCGCTGCTGCCCAAGGAGGCGTACGAGGCGAGCGGCCGCTACGACGAGTACGGCGACCTGCTGTTCCGGCTCAAGGACCGCAAAGGCGCCGACTACCTCCTGGGCCCCACCCACGAGGAGATCTTCACCCAGGTCGTCAAGGACATGTGCTCGTCCTACAAGGACCTGCCGGTGATCCTCTACCAGATCCAGACCAAGTACCGCGACGAGGCCCGCCCCCGCGCCGGAGTGCTGCGCGGCCGCGAGTTCCAGATGAAGGACTCGTACTCCTTCGACACCACCGACGAGGGTCTCGCCGAGGCGTACCAGCTGCACCGCGCCGCCTACATCCGGATCTTCGAGCGGCTCGGCCTCGACCACCGCATCGTCTCCGCGGTCTCCGGCGCCATGGGCGGCTCGGCCTCCGAGGAGTTCCTGGCGCCCGCGCCCGCCGGCGAGGACACCTTCGTCGACTGTCCGAACTGCGACTACGCCGCCAACACCGAGGCCGTGACGTTCAACGCCACCCCGGCCGACGGCTCGGCGGCCGGTCCCGTCGAGGAGCTGGACACCCCCGACACCCCGACCATCGAGACCCTCGCCGCCCACCTGGGCGTGCCGGCCTCCGCCACCCTGAAGAACCTCCTGGTCAAGGTCGACGGCGAGATCGTGGCCGTGGGCGTGCCCGGTGACCGCGAGGTCGACCTCGGCAAGCTCGGTGAGCACCTGGCCCCCGCCGTCGTCGAGCTCGTCACCGCCGAGGACTTCGTCGGCCGCCCCGACCTGGTGCGCGGCTACGTCGGCCCGCAGGGCCTGGAGAAGGTCCGCTACATCGCCGACCCGCGCATCGCCTCGGGCACCGCGTGGATCACGGGTGCCAACAAGGACGGCAAGCACGCGAAGAACGTCGTCGCGGGCCGTGACTTCGAGGTCGACGACTACCTCGACGTCGTGGTCGTCGAGGCCGGGGACCCCTGCCCCAAGTGCGGCGCCGGCCTCCAGGTGGACCGTGCCATCGAGATCGGCCACATCTTCCAGCTCGGCCGCAAGTACGCCGACATCTTCTCCCTGGACGTCCTCGGCCAGCAGGGCAAGCCCGTCCGCGTGACGATGGGCTCGTACGGCATCGGCGTCTCCCGCGCCGTCGCCGCGCTCGCCGAGCAGACCGCCGACGACAAGGGTCTGTGCTGGCCCCGTGAGATCGCCCCGGCCGATGTGCACGTGGTCGCCGCGGGCAAGGCGCTCCAGACCGAGCTGGCCCTCGACGTCTCCGAGAAGCTGAACGCGGCCGGTCTGCGCGTCCTGGTCGACGACCGCGCGGGCGTCTCGCCCGGCGTCAAGTTCACCGACTCCGAGCTGATCGGCGTCCCGCAGATCCTGGTCGCCGGCCGCCGCTCGGCCGAGGGCGTCCTGGAGCTCAAGGACCGCCGCACCGGCGAGCGCGAGGAGCTCACCGTCGACGAGGCGATCGCCCGCCTCACCCAGCAGGGCTGA
- a CDS encoding GNAT family N-acetyltransferase, translated as MAAASGGGPHTPSVRIGPIDLAARVDEALAVQAVAFGLGPDEIEVRRHIVLRHLDHPCARALGALTPDDRLVGFVYGMPNERGHWWSTVVEPCLRATGSAHWLDDSFVITELHVHPEFQNHGIGRTLITTITDAVEQPRSILSAIDTDSPARGLYRSLGYRDLARQVLFPSAPKPYAVMGAPLPLLRAERG; from the coding sequence ATGGCAGCAGCTTCCGGGGGCGGCCCCCACACACCCAGCGTCCGGATCGGACCGATCGATCTCGCCGCACGCGTGGACGAGGCGCTCGCCGTCCAGGCCGTCGCCTTCGGCCTCGGCCCCGACGAGATCGAAGTACGCCGCCACATCGTCCTCAGACACCTCGACCACCCCTGCGCCCGCGCGCTCGGCGCCCTCACCCCGGACGACCGGCTCGTCGGCTTCGTCTACGGCATGCCGAACGAACGCGGCCACTGGTGGTCCACCGTCGTCGAGCCCTGCCTGCGCGCCACCGGCTCCGCGCACTGGCTCGACGACTCCTTCGTGATCACCGAACTGCACGTCCACCCCGAGTTCCAGAACCACGGGATCGGCCGCACCCTGATCACCACCATCACCGACGCCGTGGAGCAGCCCCGCTCCATCCTCTCCGCGATCGACACGGACAGCCCGGCCCGGGGTCTGTACCGCTCGCTCGGCTACCGCGACCTGGCCCGGCAGGTGCTCTTCCCCAGCGCTCCCAAGCCGTACGCGGTCATGGGAGCACCGCTTCCGCTGCTCCGCGCGGAGCGTGGCTGA
- a CDS encoding GNAT family N-acetyltransferase, with protein MTQTTTRVLEPSDLGAALAVLESEPVANAFVTSRVQIAGLDPWRLGGEMWGWYANGRLRSLCYSGANLVPICAGPEAVRAFADRARRAGRRCSSIVGPAEPTAQLWRLLEPGWGPAREVRANQPLMVTENPAADVTPDPLVRRVRKDEMDILMPACVAMFTEEVGISPLAGDGGLLYQARVAELIAAGRSFARIEDGKVVFKAEIGATTAQACQIQGVWVAPEFRGRGLSEAGMAAVLRYALADIAPVVSLYVNDYNTPARRSYRRIGFREVGAFMSVLF; from the coding sequence TTGACGCAGACCACCACTCGGGTCCTCGAACCCAGCGACCTCGGCGCCGCGCTCGCGGTGCTGGAGAGCGAACCAGTAGCCAACGCCTTCGTGACCTCCCGGGTCCAGATCGCGGGCCTCGACCCATGGCGCCTCGGCGGCGAGATGTGGGGCTGGTACGCCAACGGGCGGCTGCGCTCCTTGTGCTACTCAGGGGCCAACCTCGTCCCCATCTGCGCCGGCCCCGAAGCCGTCAGGGCCTTCGCGGACCGGGCCCGCCGGGCCGGCCGCCGCTGCTCCTCGATCGTCGGCCCCGCCGAGCCGACCGCACAGCTGTGGCGGCTCCTCGAACCGGGCTGGGGCCCCGCCCGCGAGGTCCGGGCCAACCAGCCCCTCATGGTCACCGAGAACCCCGCAGCCGACGTGACACCCGATCCACTGGTCCGCCGCGTCCGCAAGGACGAGATGGACATCCTGATGCCGGCCTGCGTCGCCATGTTCACCGAGGAGGTCGGCATCTCCCCGCTCGCCGGCGACGGCGGACTCCTCTACCAGGCCCGCGTCGCGGAGCTCATCGCCGCCGGCCGCTCCTTCGCCCGCATCGAGGACGGCAAGGTCGTCTTCAAGGCCGAGATCGGCGCCACCACCGCACAGGCCTGCCAGATCCAGGGCGTCTGGGTCGCCCCCGAGTTCCGCGGCCGGGGCCTCTCCGAGGCCGGTATGGCAGCCGTCCTGCGTTACGCGCTGGCCGACATCGCCCCGGTCGTCAGCCTCTACGTGAACGACTACAACACCCCCGCGCGCAGGTCCTACCGCCGCATCGGCTTCCGCGAGGTCGGCGCGTTCATGAGCGTGCTGTTCTGA
- the ispG gene encoding flavodoxin-dependent (E)-4-hydroxy-3-methylbut-2-enyl-diphosphate synthase codes for MTAISLGMPTVPTQLAVRRVSRKIQVGSVAVGGDAPVSVQSMTTTRTSDIGATLQQIAELTASGCQIVRVACPTQDDADALATIARKSQIPVIADIHFQPKYVFAAIDAGCAAVRVNPGNIKQFDDKVKEIARAAKDAGTPIRIGVNAGSLDARLLKKYGKATPEALVESALWEASLFEEHGFRDIKISVKHNDPVVMVNAYRQLAAQSDYPLHLGVTEAGPAFQGTIKSAVAFGALLSEGIGDTIRVSLSAPPAEEVKVGLQILESLNLKQRRLEIVSCPSCGRAQVDVYKLADQVSAGLEGMEVPLRVAVMGCVVNGPGEAREADLGVASGNGKGQIFVKGEIIKTVPESKIVETLIEEALKIAEQMEKDGIASGEPEVSIS; via the coding sequence ATGACTGCGATTTCTCTCGGAATGCCTACCGTTCCGACCCAGCTCGCCGTACGGCGGGTCAGCCGCAAGATCCAGGTCGGGTCGGTGGCGGTCGGCGGGGACGCGCCGGTTTCGGTGCAGTCCATGACGACGACGCGCACGTCGGACATCGGTGCCACGCTCCAGCAGATCGCGGAGCTGACGGCGTCCGGCTGTCAGATCGTGCGGGTGGCGTGCCCGACCCAGGACGACGCGGACGCCCTCGCGACGATCGCCCGGAAGTCGCAGATCCCGGTGATCGCGGACATCCACTTCCAGCCGAAGTACGTGTTCGCGGCGATCGACGCGGGCTGCGCGGCGGTGCGCGTGAACCCGGGCAACATCAAGCAGTTCGACGACAAGGTGAAGGAGATCGCGCGGGCCGCCAAGGACGCCGGGACCCCGATCCGGATCGGCGTGAACGCCGGTTCGCTGGACGCGCGACTGCTGAAGAAGTACGGCAAGGCGACGCCCGAGGCGCTCGTCGAGTCGGCCCTGTGGGAGGCGTCCCTCTTCGAGGAGCACGGCTTCCGCGACATCAAGATCTCGGTCAAGCACAACGACCCGGTCGTGATGGTCAACGCCTACCGCCAGCTCGCCGCGCAGAGCGACTACCCCCTCCACCTCGGCGTCACCGAGGCCGGACCGGCCTTCCAGGGCACCATCAAGTCCGCCGTTGCCTTCGGCGCCCTGCTCAGCGAGGGCATCGGTGACACGATCCGCGTCTCGCTGTCCGCGCCGCCGGCCGAGGAGGTCAAGGTCGGGCTCCAGATCCTGGAGTCGCTGAACCTGAAGCAGCGCCGCCTCGAGATCGTGTCCTGCCCGTCGTGCGGTCGCGCCCAGGTGGACGTGTACAAGCTCGCGGACCAGGTCAGCGCCGGTCTGGAGGGCATGGAGGTGCCGCTCCGCGTCGCCGTGATGGGCTGCGTCGTCAACGGCCCCGGCGAGGCCCGCGAGGCCGACCTCGGCGTCGCCTCCGGCAACGGCAAGGGCCAGATCTTCGTCAAGGGCGAGATCATCAAGACGGTGCCCGAGTCGAAGATCGTCGAGACCCTCATCGAGGAAGCCCTCAAGATCGCCGAACAGATGGAGAAGGACGGCATCGCCTCCGGCGAGCCCGAGGTCTCCATCAGCTGA
- a CDS encoding RIP metalloprotease: MSMTSVLLTVLGIAVFVVGLLFSIAWHELGHLSTAKLFGIRVPQYMVGFGPTVWSRKKGDTEYGFKAIPAGGYIRMIGMFPPGPDGRIEARSTSPWRGMIEDARSAAFEELEPGDEKRLFYTRKPWKRVIVMFAGPFMNLILAVAIFLGVAMTFGFQTQTTEVAGVQKCVISQSEKREACKSSDPVSPAQAAGLREGDKIVAFNGQKVDEWSALSDRIRDTIGPATITVQRDGREQTLHAVLAKNAVAKKNSDGEVIPGKFVSAGYLGFAAQTEIVPLSFGDSVVRMGDMFENGVDSIIALPSKIPALWNAAFDGGERADDSPVGVVGAARIGGEVMTLDVPAQNQIAMMLFLLAGFNLSLFLFNMLPLLPLDGGHIAGALWEALRRNAARVFKRPDPGPFDVAKLMPVAYVVAGVFICFTLLVLVADVVNPVKIS, from the coding sequence ATGAGTATGACGTCGGTCCTGTTGACCGTTCTGGGTATCGCCGTCTTCGTCGTCGGGCTGCTCTTCTCCATCGCCTGGCACGAACTGGGACACCTCTCCACCGCGAAGCTCTTCGGCATTCGCGTACCCCAGTACATGGTCGGCTTCGGCCCGACGGTCTGGTCGCGCAAGAAGGGCGACACGGAGTACGGGTTCAAGGCCATCCCGGCGGGCGGCTACATCCGCATGATCGGGATGTTCCCGCCGGGACCCGACGGGAGGATCGAGGCACGCTCCACGTCACCGTGGCGCGGCATGATCGAGGACGCCAGGTCGGCCGCCTTCGAGGAGCTGGAGCCGGGCGACGAGAAGCGTCTCTTCTATACGCGCAAGCCGTGGAAGCGCGTCATCGTCATGTTCGCCGGGCCGTTCATGAACCTGATCCTGGCCGTCGCGATCTTCCTCGGCGTGGCCATGACCTTCGGGTTCCAGACCCAGACGACCGAGGTCGCCGGCGTCCAGAAGTGCGTGATCTCCCAGAGCGAGAAGCGCGAGGCCTGCAAGTCGTCCGACCCGGTCTCGCCCGCCCAGGCGGCCGGACTCCGCGAGGGCGACAAGATCGTCGCCTTCAACGGCCAGAAGGTCGACGAGTGGTCCGCGCTCTCCGACAGGATCCGCGACACGATCGGCCCCGCCACCATCACGGTCCAGCGCGACGGCCGGGAACAGACCCTGCACGCCGTCCTCGCGAAGAACGCGGTGGCGAAGAAGAACTCCGACGGCGAGGTGATCCCCGGCAAGTTCGTCTCCGCCGGCTACCTCGGATTCGCCGCGCAGACGGAGATCGTCCCGCTCTCCTTCGGTGACTCGGTCGTCCGCATGGGCGACATGTTCGAGAACGGCGTCGACTCGATCATCGCCCTGCCGTCCAAGATCCCCGCACTCTGGAACGCGGCTTTCGACGGCGGCGAGCGCGCGGACGACTCCCCGGTGGGCGTCGTCGGCGCGGCCAGGATCGGCGGCGAGGTGATGACGCTGGACGTTCCGGCGCAGAACCAGATCGCGATGATGCTGTTCCTGCTGGCCGGCTTCAACCTCTCGCTGTTCCTCTTCAACATGCTGCCGCTGCTGCCGCTGGACGGCGGCCACATCGCGGGAGCCCTGTGGGAGGCCCTCCGCCGGAACGCGGCGCGCGTCTTCAAGCGCCCCGACCCGGGCCCCTTCGACGTCGCCAAGCTGATGCCCGTCGCCTACGTGGTCGCCGGAGTGTTCATCTGCTTCACGCTGCTCGTGCTGGTGGCCGACGTCGTCAATCCGGTCAAGATCTCCTGA
- the dxr gene encoding 1-deoxy-D-xylulose-5-phosphate reductoisomerase, which produces MSDSPAPLADPHLVFDAVEGRRDLVILGSTGSIGTQAIDLVLRNPARFRVTALSAAGGRVALLAEQAHRLRVRTVAVAAPEAVPALRDALSGRYGAGEQLPEILAGPDAATELAAGDCHTVLNGITGSIGLAPTLAALRAGRTLALANKESLIVGGPLVKELAAPGQIIPVDSEHAALFQALAAGKRDDVRKLVVTASGGPFRGRTRSELAGVTKEQALAHPTWAMGPVITINSATLVNKGLEVIEAHLLYDIPFDRIEVVVHPQSYVHSMVEFTDGSTLAQATPPDMGGPIAIGLGWPQRVPDAAPAFDWTKASSWEFFPLDTEAFPSVGLARHVGTLGGTAPAVFNAANEECVDAFLSGRLAFNGIMDTVTAVVAEHGTPPAGTSLTVADVLEAEAWARTRARELTAEAAAEARA; this is translated from the coding sequence ATGAGCGACAGCCCCGCCCCCCTGGCAGACCCGCACCTCGTCTTCGACGCCGTGGAAGGACGCCGGGATCTCGTCATCCTCGGCTCCACCGGGTCCATCGGCACCCAGGCCATCGACCTGGTACTGCGCAACCCCGCCCGCTTCCGTGTCACCGCGCTCTCGGCGGCGGGCGGCCGGGTGGCCCTCCTCGCCGAGCAGGCCCACCGCCTGCGGGTGCGCACGGTCGCGGTCGCCGCTCCCGAGGCGGTGCCCGCCCTGCGCGACGCGCTGAGCGGGCGGTACGGGGCCGGAGAACAGCTCCCCGAGATCCTGGCCGGTCCGGACGCGGCCACCGAGCTGGCCGCCGGCGACTGCCACACGGTGCTCAACGGGATCACCGGCTCGATCGGCCTGGCGCCCACGCTGGCCGCGCTCAGGGCGGGCCGCACCCTGGCACTGGCCAACAAGGAGTCGCTGATCGTCGGCGGTCCGCTCGTCAAGGAGCTGGCCGCCCCGGGCCAGATCATCCCGGTCGACTCCGAGCACGCCGCGCTCTTCCAGGCGCTGGCGGCCGGCAAGCGCGACGACGTGCGCAAGCTCGTCGTCACCGCGTCCGGCGGCCCGTTCCGCGGACGCACCAGGAGCGAGCTGGCGGGCGTCACGAAGGAGCAGGCGCTCGCGCACCCGACCTGGGCCATGGGCCCGGTCATCACGATCAACTCCGCGACCCTGGTCAACAAGGGGCTGGAGGTCATCGAGGCGCACCTCCTCTACGACATCCCCTTCGACCGGATCGAGGTCGTGGTCCACCCCCAGTCCTATGTGCACTCCATGGTGGAGTTCACCGACGGCTCGACGCTCGCCCAGGCCACCCCGCCCGACATGGGCGGCCCGATCGCCATCGGCCTCGGCTGGCCGCAGCGCGTCCCCGACGCCGCCCCCGCGTTCGACTGGACGAAGGCCTCGTCCTGGGAGTTCTTCCCGCTGGACACCGAGGCGTTCCCGTCCGTCGGCCTGGCCCGGCACGTGGGCACCCTGGGCGGCACCGCCCCGGCGGTGTTCAACGCCGCCAACGAGGAGTGCGTCGACGCGTTCCTGTCCGGACGGCTGGCGTTCAACGGCATCATGGACACCGTCACCGCGGTGGTGGCCGAACACGGAACGCCCCCGGCGGGAACTTCACTGACCGTCGCGGACGTCCTTGAAGCGGAGGCCTGGGCACGGACCCGGGCCCGGGAACTCACGGCCGAGGCCGCAGCGGAGGCGCGCGCATGA
- a CDS encoding nucleotidyltransferase domain-containing protein: protein MMSTAEVLSVLSVLREAGTDVVIAGGWGVDALIGAETREHRDLDLLHREEQEPALLAALTAAGYTQTLDWRPARFVLSHPAGTEIDLHPLRFAPDGSAVQSSLDPQEPFRYPAECFVTGTIGGTPVRCISVRQQIEFHQGYDPGPADLHDMAGLRAEFGVTTHF from the coding sequence ATGATGTCCACCGCCGAAGTGCTGTCCGTCCTGTCGGTGCTGCGCGAGGCCGGTACGGACGTGGTGATCGCCGGCGGCTGGGGCGTCGACGCCCTGATCGGGGCCGAGACCCGCGAGCACCGGGACCTCGACCTGCTGCACCGCGAGGAGCAGGAACCCGCCCTCCTCGCCGCCCTGACGGCCGCCGGCTACACCCAGACCCTCGACTGGCGTCCGGCACGGTTCGTCCTCAGCCACCCCGCCGGCACCGAAATCGACCTGCACCCCCTGCGGTTCGCCCCCGACGGCTCGGCCGTCCAGTCGTCACTGGATCCGCAGGAGCCCTTCCGCTACCCGGCGGAGTGCTTCGTCACCGGCACCATCGGCGGGACACCGGTGCGCTGCATCTCGGTCCGGCAGCAGATCGAGTTCCACCAGGGGTACGATCCCGGCCCGGCCGACCTCCACGACATGGCCGGGCTGCGCGCCGAGTTCGGCGTGACCACGCATTTCTGA
- the aroA gene encoding 3-phosphoshikimate 1-carboxyvinyltransferase yields MTVIHVPGSKSVTARALFLAAAANGTSTLLRPLSSDDTEGFAQGLTGLGYQVVQEPDQWRIEGRPAGPAATEADIYCRDGATTARFLPALAAAGARGSYRFDASAQMRRRPLAPLTEALRFLGVDLHHEEAEGHHPLRIRAAGIRGGELTLDAGQSSQYLTALLMLGPLTETGLRITVTELVSAPYIEITLAMMRAFGVEVTRGGPGGNVFTVPPGGYRATTYAVEPDASTASYFFAAAAVTGGEVTVPGLGAGALQGDLGFVGVLSRMGAEVRTTADSTTVRSTGKLHGLTVNMRDISDTMPTLAAIAPYASGPVRIEDVGNTRVKECDRLEACAANLRRMGITVGTGPDWIEIRPGTPRAAKIATHGDHRIVMSFAVAALRTPGLTCDDPGCVRKTYPRFHEEFAAFAAHLTQSP; encoded by the coding sequence GTGACCGTCATCCACGTCCCCGGTTCCAAGTCCGTCACCGCGCGCGCCCTGTTCCTGGCCGCCGCCGCGAACGGCACCAGCACCCTCCTGCGTCCGCTCAGCTCGGACGACACCGAAGGCTTTGCGCAGGGGCTCACCGGCCTCGGCTACCAGGTGGTCCAGGAGCCGGACCAATGGCGGATCGAGGGCCGCCCCGCCGGGCCCGCCGCCACCGAGGCCGACATCTACTGCCGTGACGGCGCGACCACCGCCCGCTTCCTGCCTGCCCTCGCCGCGGCCGGAGCCCGGGGCAGCTACCGCTTCGACGCCTCCGCCCAGATGCGCCGCCGCCCCCTCGCCCCGCTCACCGAGGCGCTGCGCTTCCTCGGCGTCGACCTCCACCACGAGGAGGCCGAGGGCCACCACCCGCTGCGGATCAGGGCCGCCGGCATCAGGGGCGGCGAACTGACCCTGGACGCCGGGCAGTCCAGCCAGTACCTCACCGCGCTGCTGATGCTCGGCCCGCTCACGGAGACCGGACTCCGGATCACCGTCACCGAACTGGTGTCGGCGCCCTACATCGAGATCACCCTGGCGATGATGCGCGCCTTCGGCGTCGAGGTCACCCGCGGCGGCCCCGGCGGCAACGTCTTCACCGTGCCGCCCGGCGGCTACCGGGCCACCACCTACGCGGTCGAGCCGGACGCCTCCACCGCGAGCTACTTCTTCGCCGCCGCCGCAGTCACCGGCGGCGAGGTCACCGTCCCCGGACTCGGCGCGGGCGCCCTCCAGGGGGACCTGGGGTTCGTCGGCGTACTGAGCCGGATGGGCGCCGAGGTGCGTACGACCGCCGACTCCACCACGGTCCGCTCCACCGGGAAGCTCCACGGCCTCACCGTCAACATGCGCGACATCTCCGACACCATGCCGACGCTGGCGGCGATCGCCCCGTACGCCTCCGGGCCGGTACGCATCGAGGACGTCGGCAACACCAGGGTCAAGGAGTGCGACCGGCTGGAGGCGTGCGCCGCGAACCTGCGGCGGATGGGCATCACCGTAGGGACCGGCCCCGACTGGATCGAGATCCGGCCCGGCACCCCGCGCGCCGCCAAGATCGCCACCCACGGCGACCACCGCATCGTCATGTCCTTCGCCGTCGCCGCCCTGCGCACCCCCGGCCTCACTTGCGACGACCCCGGCTGCGTACGCAAGACGTACCCCCGCTTCCACGAGGAGTTCGCCGCCTTCGCGGCGCACCTCACGCAAAGCCCGTGA
- a CDS encoding acyl-CoA dehydrogenase family protein, with the protein MSAPSAQRPSAPQHTPKVSEREARQVAEEARERDWHKPSFAKELFLGRFRLDLIHPHPLPAGEDVRRGEEFLARLRDFCDSRVDGALIEREARIPDEVINGLKELGALGMKIDVKYGGLGLTQVYYNKALALVGSASPAIGALLSAHQSIGVPQPLKTFGSQEQKDTFLPRLARTDISAFLLTEPDVGSDPARLATSAVPDGSDYVLDGVKLWTTNGVVADLLVVMARVPKSEGHKGGITAFVVEADSAGITVENRNAFMGLRGLENGVTRFHQVRVPAANRIGPEGAGLKIALTTLNTGRLSLPAMCVGSGKWCLKIAREWSAVREQWGRPVARHEAVGSKISFIAATTFALEAVVDLASQMADENRNDIRIEAALAKLLGSEMGCLMADELVQIRGGRGFETADSLAARGERAVPAEQMLRDMRINRIFEGSTEIMHLLIAREAVDAHLKVAGDIIDPDKPLSAKAKAGANAAGFYARWLPKLVTGPGQLPGTYAEFNPAGHADLASHLRYVERASRKLARSTFYAMSRWQGRMETKQGFLGRIVDIGAELFAMSAACVRAELLRTGDDHGREAYQLADAFCHQSRVRVEELFTRLWSNTDDLDRRVVEGVLSGTYTWLEEGIIDPSGEGPWIADATPGPSTRDNVHRPVR; encoded by the coding sequence ATGTCCGCACCATCCGCACAACGGCCATCCGCACCACAGCACACGCCCAAGGTCTCCGAGCGCGAGGCGCGCCAGGTGGCCGAGGAGGCGCGGGAACGGGACTGGCACAAACCCAGTTTCGCCAAGGAACTCTTCCTGGGCCGCTTCCGCCTCGACCTGATCCACCCGCATCCGCTGCCCGCGGGCGAGGACGTCCGGCGCGGCGAGGAGTTCCTCGCCCGGCTGCGCGACTTCTGTGACAGCAGGGTCGACGGGGCCCTGATCGAGCGCGAGGCCAGGATCCCCGACGAGGTGATCAACGGCCTCAAGGAACTCGGCGCGCTCGGCATGAAGATCGATGTGAAGTACGGCGGTCTGGGCCTGACCCAGGTGTACTACAACAAGGCCCTCGCCCTGGTCGGTTCCGCCAGCCCGGCGATCGGCGCCCTGCTCTCCGCCCACCAGTCCATCGGCGTGCCCCAGCCGCTGAAGACCTTCGGCAGCCAGGAGCAGAAGGACACCTTCCTGCCCCGGCTGGCCCGTACCGACATCTCGGCGTTCCTCCTCACCGAACCGGACGTCGGCTCCGACCCGGCCCGCCTCGCCACCTCCGCCGTACCGGACGGCTCCGACTACGTGCTCGACGGGGTGAAGCTGTGGACGACCAACGGGGTCGTCGCCGACCTGCTCGTCGTCATGGCGCGGGTCCCGAAGTCCGAGGGGCACAAGGGCGGCATCACGGCCTTCGTGGTCGAGGCCGACTCTGCGGGCATCACCGTGGAGAACCGCAACGCCTTCATGGGCCTGCGCGGCCTGGAGAACGGCGTCACCCGCTTCCACCAGGTGCGCGTCCCCGCGGCGAACCGCATCGGACCCGAGGGGGCCGGGCTCAAGATCGCGCTCACCACGCTCAACACCGGGCGGCTCTCGCTGCCCGCCATGTGCGTCGGCTCCGGGAAGTGGTGCCTGAAGATCGCCCGCGAGTGGTCGGCGGTCCGTGAGCAGTGGGGCAGGCCGGTCGCCCGGCACGAGGCGGTCGGCTCGAAGATCTCCTTCATCGCCGCGACCACCTTCGCCCTGGAAGCGGTCGTCGACCTCGCCTCCCAGATGGCCGACGAGAACCGCAACGACATCCGGATCGAGGCCGCGCTCGCCAAGCTGCTGGGCTCCGAGATGGGCTGCCTGATGGCCGACGAGCTGGTCCAGATCCGAGGCGGCCGCGGCTTCGAGACGGCGGACTCCCTCGCCGCCCGCGGCGAGCGGGCCGTCCCCGCCGAGCAGATGCTCCGGGACATGCGCATCAACCGGATCTTCGAGGGCTCGACGGAGATCATGCACCTGCTGATCGCCCGGGAGGCCGTCGACGCCCACCTGAAGGTCGCCGGGGACATCATCGACCCCGACAAGCCGCTCTCCGCCAAGGCGAAGGCGGGCGCGAACGCCGCCGGCTTCTACGCCCGGTGGCTGCCCAAGCTCGTCACCGGACCCGGACAGCTCCCCGGCACCTACGCGGAGTTCAACCCCGCGGGCCACGCCGACCTGGCCAGCCACCTGCGCTACGTCGAACGCGCCTCCCGCAAGCTGGCGCGCTCCACGTTCTACGCCATGTCGCGCTGGCAGGGCCGGATGGAGACCAAGCAGGGCTTCCTCGGCCGGATCGTCGACATCGGCGCGGAACTCTTCGCGATGAGCGCCGCCTGCGTCCGGGCCGAACTCCTGCGCACCGGCGACGACCACGGCCGCGAGGCCTACCAGCTCGCGGACGCCTTCTGCCACCAGTCCCGCGTCCGGGTCGAGGAGCTCTTCACCCGGCTCTGGTCCAACACCGACGACCTGGACCGGCGCGTCGTCGAAGGCGTCCTGTCGGGCACCTACACCTGGCTGGAGGAGGGCATCATCGACCCGAGCGGCGAAGGCCCGTGGATCGCCGACGCCACTCCCGGCCCCTCCACCCGGGACAACGTGCACCGGCCCGTCCGCTGA